A DNA window from Chitinibacter fontanus contains the following coding sequences:
- a CDS encoding nitroreductase family protein, with translation MSIKILLEQRFSCNYFAPGQDLSLAQINELIRLATLAPSAYNGQNWRFIAVHSPKAKQQLQALAYGQEKIGAAAVTIVICGRLDLHTQLADTLASSVSAGILSQELLSTMVHHATEGYHNQPQRQRDEAIRSASLAAMSLMLAAQEFGLASCPMIGFDAEGVSEYLALSNNEIPVMLVTIGQAASNNWPQKPRKPVHEVLSFA, from the coding sequence ATGTCGATCAAAATTCTGCTTGAGCAGCGTTTTTCCTGCAACTATTTCGCCCCCGGGCAAGACCTAAGCCTGGCACAAATTAATGAGCTCATCCGACTTGCCACTTTGGCACCTAGCGCCTACAACGGGCAAAACTGGCGCTTTATTGCGGTGCACTCACCCAAAGCCAAGCAACAGCTACAAGCACTGGCGTATGGGCAAGAAAAAATCGGCGCAGCAGCAGTTACCATCGTGATTTGCGGGCGGCTTGATTTACATACACAGCTCGCCGATACACTAGCTAGCAGTGTAAGCGCCGGCATTCTCTCCCAAGAGCTACTTAGCACCATGGTGCACCACGCCACTGAGGGCTATCACAATCAACCGCAACGCCAGCGTGATGAAGCCATCCGCTCGGCCTCACTGGCGGCAATGTCCCTCATGCTCGCGGCGCAAGAGTTTGGTTTGGCTAGTTGTCCGATGATCGGCTTCGATGCCGAAGGCGTCAGCGAATACCTGGCATTAAGCAACAATGAAATACCAGTAATGCTAGTTACCATCGGCCAGGCTGCCAGTAATAATTGGCCGCAAAAACCACGTAAACCAGTGCACGAGGTACTGAGCTTCGCTTAA